In one window of Rhodopseudomonas palustris HaA2 DNA:
- a CDS encoding xanthine dehydrogenase family protein molybdopterin-binding subunit, protein MQDRPSNLSSDTAIALQKFGIGQPVRRKEDDTLLRGKGRYTDDCNLPGQLTAVMVRSPHAHGIIRGIDAEAARAMPGVVGVYTGADLAAAGYAPFSCGLPMKSRDGTPLLQTNRPALATDKVRFVGDPVAFVVAETAIQARDAAESVALDIAPLPAVTDADDAIKPGAPQLYDHIPNNIALDYHFGDAAAVEAAFASAAHVTTLDIENTRVAAVPMEPRTGLASYDRQNGRYTIQLPTQGVAGNRNTLAKLLGVPTDKVRVLTGQVGGSFGMKNISYPEYICILHAAKALGRPVKWTDERSSAFLSDSHGRGQQIRAELALDAAGKFLAIRLSGTGNLGAYITGVAPLPLSLNTGKNIGSVYRTPLLGVDIKCVVTNVTLMGAYRGAGRPEANYFLERLIDRAADEIGIDRLALRKRNFIKPQQLPFTACSGVTYDSGDFGGVFAQALELSDHAGFAQRKKESRKRGKLRGIAVGSYLEVTAPPSAELGKIVFEEDGTIRLITGTLDYGQGHATPFAQVLSTYLGVPFDRIRLEQGDSDVVHTGNGTGGSRSITASGMAIVEASQQVIAKGKAAASHLLETAEADIEFADGRFTVAGTDRSIGIMELAQRLREAKLPDGVPASLDVDHTVKAVPSAFPNGCHVAEVEIDPDTGVTRVVRYTAVNDFGVVVNPMIVAGQLHGGVAQGIGQALMEKMSYDGDGQPITGSLQDYALPRAEDIPPMAVGDHPVPAPGNPLGTKGCGEAGCAGSLASVVNAVLDALKDHGVKSLDMPLTSEKVWRAIREAKETAAA, encoded by the coding sequence ATGCAGGACCGTCCTTCGAACCTGTCGTCCGACACCGCCATCGCGCTGCAAAAATTCGGAATTGGCCAGCCGGTGCGACGCAAGGAGGACGACACGCTGCTGCGCGGCAAGGGCCGCTATACCGACGACTGCAACCTGCCCGGCCAGCTCACCGCGGTGATGGTGCGCAGCCCGCACGCTCACGGCATCATCCGCGGCATCGACGCCGAAGCGGCGCGGGCGATGCCCGGCGTCGTCGGCGTCTACACCGGCGCCGATCTCGCCGCGGCCGGCTATGCCCCGTTCAGCTGCGGGCTGCCGATGAAGAGCCGCGACGGCACGCCGCTGCTGCAGACCAACCGCCCGGCGCTGGCGACCGACAAGGTGCGCTTCGTCGGCGATCCGGTGGCGTTCGTGGTCGCCGAGACGGCGATTCAGGCGCGCGACGCCGCCGAATCGGTCGCGCTCGACATCGCGCCGCTGCCGGCGGTGACCGACGCCGACGACGCGATCAAGCCCGGCGCGCCGCAGCTCTACGATCACATCCCGAACAACATCGCGCTCGACTATCACTTCGGCGACGCCGCGGCCGTCGAGGCCGCCTTCGCCTCCGCCGCGCATGTCACCACGCTCGACATCGAGAACACCCGGGTCGCCGCGGTGCCGATGGAGCCGCGCACCGGGCTCGCCAGTTACGACCGGCAGAACGGCCGCTATACCATCCAGCTCCCGACCCAGGGCGTCGCCGGCAACCGCAACACGCTGGCGAAGCTGCTCGGCGTGCCGACCGACAAGGTGCGGGTGCTGACCGGCCAGGTCGGCGGCTCGTTCGGGATGAAGAACATCTCCTATCCCGAATACATCTGCATCCTGCACGCGGCGAAAGCGCTCGGCCGGCCGGTGAAGTGGACCGACGAACGCTCGTCGGCGTTCCTGTCCGACAGCCACGGCCGCGGCCAGCAGATCCGCGCCGAGCTGGCGCTCGATGCCGCCGGCAAGTTTCTGGCGATCCGCCTCAGTGGCACCGGCAATCTCGGCGCCTACATCACCGGCGTGGCGCCGCTGCCGCTGTCGCTCAACACCGGCAAGAACATCGGCAGCGTGTATCGCACGCCGCTGCTCGGCGTCGACATCAAATGCGTCGTCACCAACGTCACGCTGATGGGCGCCTATCGCGGCGCCGGCCGGCCCGAGGCGAACTACTTCCTGGAGCGGCTGATCGATCGCGCCGCCGACGAGATCGGCATCGACCGCCTCGCCTTGCGCAAGCGCAACTTCATCAAGCCGCAGCAATTGCCGTTCACCGCCTGCTCGGGCGTCACCTATGACAGCGGCGATTTCGGCGGCGTGTTCGCGCAGGCGCTGGAGCTGTCGGACCATGCCGGCTTCGCCCAACGCAAGAAGGAGAGCCGCAAGCGCGGCAAACTGCGCGGCATCGCGGTCGGCTCCTATCTCGAAGTCACCGCCCCGCCGAGCGCCGAACTCGGCAAGATCGTGTTCGAGGAAGACGGCACAATTCGGCTGATCACCGGCACGCTCGACTACGGCCAGGGCCACGCCACGCCGTTCGCGCAGGTGCTGAGTACGTATCTCGGCGTGCCGTTCGACCGCATCCGGCTCGAACAGGGCGACAGCGACGTCGTCCACACCGGCAACGGCACCGGCGGCTCGCGCTCGATCACCGCCAGCGGCATGGCGATCGTCGAGGCGTCGCAGCAAGTGATCGCCAAGGGCAAGGCCGCGGCGTCGCATCTCTTGGAGACCGCGGAGGCCGACATCGAATTCGCCGATGGTCGCTTCACCGTGGCGGGCACCGATCGCAGCATCGGCATCATGGAGCTGGCGCAGCGGCTGCGCGAGGCGAAACTCCCCGACGGCGTGCCGGCGTCGCTCGACGTCGATCACACCGTCAAGGCGGTCCCCTCCGCCTTCCCCAATGGCTGCCACGTCGCCGAGGTCGAGATCGATCCCGACACCGGCGTCACCCGCGTGGTGCGCTACACCGCGGTCAATGATTTCGGCGTCGTGGTCAATCCGATGATCGTCGCAGGCCAGTTGCACGGCGGCGTCGCGCAAGGCATCGGCCAGGCGCTGATGGAGAAGATGTCCTATGACGGCGACGGCCAGCCGATCACCGGCTCGCTGCAGGACTACGCGCTGCCGCGCGCCGAGGACATTCCGCCGATGGCGGTCGGCGATCACCCCGTGCCTGCGCCCGGCAATCCGCTCGGCACCAAGGGCTGCGGCGAAGCCGGCTGCGCCGGCTCGCTGGCGAGCGTCGTCAATGCCGTGCTCGACGCGCTGAAAGACCACGGCGTCAAATCCCTCGACATGCCGCTGACCTCGGAGAAGGTCTGGCGCGCGATCCGGGAGGCGAAGGAGACGGCGGCGGCGTGA
- a CDS encoding MaoC/PaaZ C-terminal domain-containing protein, producing the protein MAAPLAPWRVRAFNTAKQSENKMHDDAVARQFGFSGGLVPGVEVMAYMMHLPAARWGRVFLERGLIEARFVKPVYDGETATVTGEAQGDDISLSVESRGELCATGSASLPARAPAVDLGAYPDTRVVADRPPVGAASFPEGAWLGTAPVSWGGEKLRAYLDEIRETDPIYLANDLVHPGTLQRIMNRVLVDNVELGPWIHVGSRMQLLAAARGDDVLTARSKVTANYDKKGHRFAEFDALIVAGGTTPVAHCHHVAIFAPRQQAAA; encoded by the coding sequence ATGGCCGCACCGCTCGCGCCCTGGCGCGTCCGCGCCTTCAACACCGCCAAGCAATCTGAAAACAAGATGCACGACGACGCCGTCGCGCGGCAATTCGGCTTCTCCGGCGGGCTGGTGCCCGGCGTCGAGGTGATGGCCTACATGATGCATCTGCCGGCGGCGCGCTGGGGGCGGGTGTTCCTGGAACGCGGGCTGATCGAGGCGCGGTTCGTCAAGCCGGTCTATGACGGCGAGACCGCGACCGTGACGGGCGAGGCGCAAGGCGACGACATCTCGCTGAGCGTGGAGAGCCGGGGCGAATTGTGCGCGACCGGCTCGGCGTCGCTGCCGGCGCGGGCCCCGGCGGTCGATCTCGGCGCCTATCCCGACACGCGAGTCGTCGCCGACCGGCCGCCGGTGGGTGCCGCGTCGTTCCCGGAAGGGGCGTGGCTCGGAACCGCCCCGGTGAGCTGGGGCGGCGAAAAGCTGCGCGCCTATCTCGACGAGATTCGCGAGACCGATCCGATCTATCTCGCGAACGATCTGGTGCATCCCGGCACGCTGCAGCGGATCATGAATCGCGTGCTGGTCGACAATGTCGAGCTCGGCCCGTGGATCCATGTCGGCTCGCGGATGCAACTACTCGCAGCCGCGCGCGGCGACGACGTCCTCACCGCGCGTAGCAAGGTGACGGCGAATTACGACAAAAAGGGCCATCGCTTCGCCGAATTCGACGCACTGATCGTCGCGGGCGGCACGACGCCCGTCGCGCATTGCCATCACGTGGCGATTTTCGCACCGCGGCAGCAGGCGGCCGCTTAG
- a CDS encoding MFS transporter, whose amino-acid sequence MNKERLIPLIVAAALFMENMDATVIATSLPAIAADIGTSPLTLKLAITSYLLSLAVFIPASGWTADRFGARTVFSAAIAVFMIGSIGCALSQSITDFVLARILQGLGGAMMTPVGRLVLLRSIDKSALVGAMAWMTVPALIGPVIGPPLGGFITTYFSWHWIFLINIPIGLAGIFFAQRYIDPIRSDNPERFDLYGLVLAGIGLAGIAFGLSVAGLGLLPWQVVVALIAIGTIAMTLYLLHARRTASPVLDFSLLRLTTLRASMTGGFLFRLGIGALPFLLPLLMQIGFGLSPFHSGLVTFASSAGAMGMKPLAARIIRTFGFRKIMTINALVSSVFLAACALFTPATPLLLIMIILLVGGFFRSLQFTAINTVAYAEVETAQMSRATTLVSVGQQLAISAGVAIGAFAVESTMAWHGTTTLGADDFAPAFVVVAVLSALSAYFFWRMPDDAGSEISGRKAIEISSRKGAAGAAAKTATEETQTARDQRL is encoded by the coding sequence ATGAATAAAGAACGACTGATCCCGCTGATCGTGGCCGCCGCGCTGTTCATGGAGAACATGGACGCCACCGTGATCGCCACGTCATTGCCGGCGATTGCCGCCGATATCGGCACCTCGCCGCTGACGCTGAAGCTCGCGATCACGTCCTATCTGCTGTCGCTGGCGGTGTTCATCCCGGCCTCCGGCTGGACCGCCGACCGGTTCGGCGCCCGCACGGTGTTCTCGGCGGCGATCGCGGTGTTCATGATCGGCTCGATCGGCTGCGCGCTGTCGCAGTCGATCACCGATTTCGTGCTCGCGCGCATCCTGCAGGGGCTCGGCGGCGCGATGATGACGCCGGTCGGACGATTGGTGCTGCTGCGCTCGATCGACAAGAGCGCACTGGTCGGCGCGATGGCGTGGATGACGGTGCCGGCGCTGATCGGCCCGGTGATCGGCCCGCCGCTCGGCGGCTTCATCACCACCTACTTCTCGTGGCACTGGATCTTCCTGATCAACATCCCGATCGGGCTCGCCGGGATCTTCTTCGCGCAGCGCTACATCGATCCGATCCGCAGCGACAATCCGGAGCGGTTCGACCTCTACGGCCTGGTGCTGGCCGGCATCGGCCTCGCCGGCATCGCCTTCGGCCTGTCGGTGGCGGGGCTCGGGCTGCTGCCCTGGCAGGTCGTCGTGGCGCTGATCGCGATCGGCACGATCGCGATGACGCTGTATCTGCTGCACGCCCGCCGCACCGCCTCGCCGGTGCTGGATTTCTCGCTGCTGCGGCTGACGACGCTGCGCGCCAGCATGACCGGCGGCTTCCTGTTCAGGCTCGGCATCGGCGCATTGCCGTTCCTGCTGCCGCTGTTGATGCAGATCGGCTTCGGGCTGTCGCCGTTTCACTCCGGCCTCGTCACCTTCGCCTCCTCGGCCGGGGCGATGGGGATGAAGCCGCTGGCGGCGCGGATCATCCGCACCTTCGGCTTCCGCAAGATCATGACCATCAACGCGCTGGTCAGCTCGGTGTTTCTCGCCGCCTGCGCGCTGTTCACGCCGGCGACGCCGCTGCTGCTGATCATGATCATCCTGCTGGTCGGCGGCTTCTTCCGCTCGCTGCAATTCACCGCGATCAACACCGTCGCCTATGCCGAGGTGGAGACCGCGCAGATGAGCCGCGCCACCACGCTGGTCAGCGTCGGCCAGCAGCTGGCGATCTCGGCCGGCGTCGCGATCGGCGCGTTTGCGGTCGAATCCACGATGGCGTGGCACGGCACCACGACGCTCGGCGCCGACGATTTCGCGCCGGCCTTCGTCGTGGTCGCGGTGCTGTCGGCGTTGTCGGCGTATTTCTTCTGGCGGATGCCGGACGATGCCGGCAGCGAGATCTCGGGGCGGAAGGCGATCGAGATCTCGAGCCGGAAGGGCGCCGCCGGCGCCGCTGCCAAGACCGCGACCGAAGAAACCCAGACCGCGCGCGATCAGCGACTGTGA
- the guaB gene encoding IMP dehydrogenase, which yields MASLSGSRQFQEAYTFDDVLLKPGPSDVLPSDVDIRSRITRAISLNIPIIASAMDTVTEARMAIAMAQAGGIGVIHRNFDPEGQAAQVRQVKKFESGMVVNPLTIAPEAKLADALALMTQYGFSGIPVVTGAQGDGPGKLVGILTNRDVRFATDPAQKVSELMTHENLVTVREGVSQDEAKRLLHQHRIEKLLVVDDQYRCVGLITVKDMEKAVAHPLASKDAQGRLRVAAATTVGEGGYERTERLIEAGVDLVVVDTAHGHSARVLEAVTRIKRISNAVQVIAGNIATRDGAQALIDSGADAIKVGIGPGSICTTRIVAGVGVPQLTAIMDAVEAAKKADIPVIADGGIKYSGDLAKALAAGADIAMVGSLLAGTDETPGEVFLWQGRSYKAYRGMGSVGAMARGSADRYFQQDIKDTLKLVPEGIEGQVPYKGPVGNVMHQLAGGLRAAMGYVGARTLTEFHDKAEFVRITGAGLRESHVHDVTITRESPNYPGGV from the coding sequence ATGGCGTCATTGAGCGGATCACGGCAGTTTCAGGAAGCATACACGTTCGACGACGTGTTGCTGAAGCCCGGCCCGTCGGACGTGCTGCCGTCCGACGTCGATATTCGCTCCCGGATCACCCGCGCGATTTCGCTCAACATCCCGATCATCGCCTCGGCGATGGACACCGTGACCGAGGCGCGGATGGCGATCGCGATGGCGCAGGCCGGCGGCATCGGCGTGATCCACCGCAATTTCGATCCCGAGGGCCAGGCCGCGCAAGTCCGCCAGGTCAAAAAGTTCGAATCCGGCATGGTGGTCAATCCGCTGACCATCGCGCCCGAGGCCAAGCTCGCCGACGCGCTGGCGCTGATGACTCAGTACGGCTTCTCCGGCATCCCGGTGGTGACCGGCGCGCAGGGCGATGGTCCCGGCAAGCTGGTCGGCATCCTCACCAATCGCGACGTCCGCTTCGCCACCGATCCGGCGCAGAAGGTCTCGGAGCTGATGACGCACGAGAACCTCGTCACCGTGCGTGAAGGGGTGAGCCAGGACGAGGCCAAGCGGCTGCTGCATCAGCACCGCATCGAGAAGCTGCTGGTGGTCGACGATCAATATCGCTGCGTCGGCCTGATCACCGTCAAGGACATGGAAAAGGCGGTCGCGCATCCGCTGGCGTCGAAGGACGCGCAGGGCCGGCTGCGGGTCGCCGCCGCGACCACGGTCGGCGAGGGCGGCTATGAGCGCACCGAGCGACTGATCGAGGCCGGCGTCGACCTCGTCGTGGTCGACACCGCGCACGGCCATTCGGCGCGCGTGCTGGAAGCGGTGACGCGGATCAAGCGGATCTCCAATGCGGTCCAGGTGATCGCCGGCAATATCGCCACCCGCGACGGCGCGCAGGCGCTGATCGATTCCGGCGCCGACGCCATCAAGGTCGGCATCGGCCCGGGCTCGATCTGCACCACCCGGATCGTCGCCGGCGTCGGCGTGCCGCAGCTCACCGCGATCATGGACGCGGTCGAGGCGGCCAAGAAGGCCGACATTCCGGTGATCGCCGATGGCGGCATCAAGTACTCGGGCGACCTCGCCAAGGCGCTCGCCGCCGGCGCCGACATCGCGATGGTCGGCTCGCTGCTCGCCGGCACCGACGAGACGCCCGGCGAAGTGTTCCTGTGGCAGGGCCGCTCCTACAAGGCCTATCGCGGCATGGGCTCGGTCGGCGCGATGGCGCGCGGCTCGGCCGATCGCTACTTCCAGCAGGACATCAAGGACACGCTGAAACTGGTGCCCGAAGGCATCGAGGGCCAGGTGCCGTACAAGGGCCCGGTCGGCAACGTGATGCATCAACTCGCTGGCGGCCTGCGCGCCGCGATGGGCTATGTCGGCGCGCGGACCCTGACCGAATTCCACGACAAGGCCGAGTTTGTCCGCATCACCGGCGCCGGCCTGCGCGAAAGCCACGTCCACGACGTCACCATCACCCGCGAGAGCCCGAACTATCCGGGCGGGGTGTGA
- a CDS encoding ABC transporter substrate-binding protein, whose amino-acid sequence MHFIQRAAAAMTLATPLLLGASAFAQQQSPLKIGLLGDFQSVYSDIGGPGNVEAAKMAIEEMGGTMFGKPIEFISADVQNKPDIAASLARKWYENEGVDMIVDLPTSATALAAMEMSKRFEKIMIVTDAASSDITGKSCSPYTAHWTYDTYSNAHTVGSAIVKNGGDTWFFITADYLFGHSVERDTGEVVKAAGGKVLGSTRHPLNNADFSSFLLQAQSSKAKIIGMANGGGDTINTIKQAAEFGIVAGGQKLAGIVMFISDIHSLGLKMANGLIITEAYYWDLNDRTREFGKKFHDRMKRMPTMNQAATYSATLHYLKAVKAANSKDTKTVLAKMRETPVRDAFTDNGFLREDGRMVHSMFLFEVKKPEESKAPWDYYKMLAEVPGDQAFRPLKDGGCPLVKAE is encoded by the coding sequence ATGCACTTCATTCAACGTGCGGCGGCGGCGATGACGCTGGCTACGCCGCTGCTGCTCGGCGCCTCTGCGTTCGCGCAGCAACAGAGCCCGCTGAAGATCGGTCTGCTCGGGGATTTCCAGTCGGTGTATTCCGACATCGGCGGCCCCGGCAATGTCGAGGCCGCCAAGATGGCGATCGAGGAGATGGGCGGCACGATGTTCGGCAAGCCGATCGAGTTCATCTCGGCCGACGTCCAGAACAAGCCCGACATCGCCGCGTCGTTGGCGCGCAAATGGTACGAGAACGAAGGCGTCGACATGATCGTCGATTTGCCGACCTCGGCCACCGCGCTCGCCGCGATGGAAATGTCGAAGCGGTTCGAGAAGATCATGATCGTCACCGACGCGGCGTCGTCGGACATCACCGGCAAGTCGTGCTCGCCCTACACCGCGCACTGGACCTACGACACTTACTCCAACGCACACACCGTGGGCTCGGCGATCGTCAAGAACGGCGGCGACACCTGGTTCTTCATCACCGCGGACTATCTGTTCGGCCATTCGGTCGAGCGCGACACCGGCGAGGTGGTCAAGGCGGCCGGCGGCAAGGTGCTCGGCAGCACGCGGCACCCGTTGAACAACGCCGACTTCTCGTCGTTCCTGCTGCAGGCGCAGTCGTCCAAGGCCAAGATCATCGGCATGGCCAATGGCGGCGGCGACACCATTAACACCATCAAGCAGGCGGCGGAATTCGGCATCGTCGCCGGCGGCCAGAAGCTCGCCGGCATCGTGATGTTCATCTCCGACATCCACAGCCTCGGGCTGAAGATGGCGAACGGGCTGATCATCACCGAGGCGTATTACTGGGACCTCAACGACCGAACCCGCGAATTCGGCAAGAAGTTCCACGACAGGATGAAGCGGATGCCGACGATGAACCAGGCCGCGACCTACAGCGCGACGCTGCATTATCTCAAGGCGGTGAAGGCGGCGAATTCCAAGGACACCAAGACGGTGCTGGCGAAGATGCGCGAGACGCCGGTGCGCGACGCCTTCACCGACAACGGCTTCCTGCGCGAGGACGGCCGCATGGTGCACTCGATGTTCCTGTTCGAGGTCAAGAAGCCGGAAGAATCCAAGGCGCCGTGGGACTATTACAAGATGCTGGCCGAAGTCCCCGGCGATCAGGCGTTCCGTCCGCTGAAGGACGGCGGCTGCCCGCTGGTGAAGGCGGAGTAA
- a CDS encoding YaiI/YqxD family protein, producing the protein MTEAAPTRIYVDADACPVKDEIYRVAERHGLPVSVVAGSFIRVPTHPLIERIAAGSGMDAADDWIAERVQPGDIVVTADVPLASRCVKAGAEVLAPNGKPFSEESIGMTLAVRNLMTDLRSSGEITGGPRGFTPRDRSAFLAALDTTIRRIARRRPSPPAQPQT; encoded by the coding sequence ATGACCGAAGCCGCGCCCACCCGCATCTATGTCGACGCCGACGCCTGCCCGGTGAAGGACGAGATCTACCGGGTTGCCGAGCGCCACGGCCTGCCGGTCAGCGTGGTCGCGGGCAGTTTCATCCGCGTGCCGACGCATCCCTTGATCGAGCGGATCGCGGCGGGTTCCGGCATGGATGCCGCCGACGACTGGATTGCGGAACGCGTCCAGCCCGGCGATATCGTGGTCACCGCCGACGTTCCGCTGGCGAGCCGCTGCGTCAAGGCCGGCGCCGAGGTGTTGGCGCCGAACGGCAAGCCATTCTCCGAAGAATCGATCGGCATGACGCTGGCGGTGCGCAATCTGATGACCGATCTGCGCTCGTCGGGCGAAATCACCGGCGGCCCGCGCGGCTTCACCCCGCGCGACCGCTCGGCGTTTCTCGCCGCGCTCGACACCACGATCCGCCGGATCGCCCGCCGCCGCCCCTCGCCGCCGGCGCAACCACAGACTTGA
- a CDS encoding RlmE family RNA methyltransferase, with product MAKDTTGRMRVTVKSGGRMKLSSKLWLDRQLNDPYVAQAKRDGYRSRAAYKLTEIDDKYHFLKSGQAVVDLGAAPGGWSQVAAKRIGSANGRGKLIAIDLLEMGEIPGVTFAQLDFLDSAAPDKLREMLGGDGADVVMSDMAGNTTGHRKTDQLRIVGLVESAAQFASEVLKPGGIFVAKVFQSGADATLMNQLKRDFATVKHVKPAASRKDSSERYVLAMGFRGTQPAAQEPQEP from the coding sequence ATGGCCAAAGACACCACCGGGCGGATGCGCGTCACCGTCAAGAGCGGCGGCCGGATGAAGCTGTCGTCGAAGCTGTGGCTCGATCGCCAGCTCAACGACCCCTATGTGGCGCAGGCCAAGCGCGACGGCTATCGCTCGCGCGCGGCCTACAAGCTGACCGAGATCGACGACAAATATCATTTCCTCAAATCCGGCCAGGCGGTGGTCGATCTCGGCGCCGCGCCCGGAGGCTGGAGCCAGGTCGCGGCGAAGCGGATCGGCTCGGCGAACGGCCGCGGCAAATTGATCGCGATCGACCTGCTGGAGATGGGCGAGATCCCCGGCGTCACCTTCGCGCAGCTCGACTTTCTCGACAGTGCCGCGCCGGACAAATTGCGCGAGATGCTCGGCGGCGACGGCGCCGACGTGGTGATGAGCGACATGGCGGGCAACACCACCGGGCATCGCAAGACCGATCAGCTCCGCATCGTCGGGCTGGTCGAAAGCGCCGCGCAGTTCGCCAGTGAAGTGCTGAAGCCCGGCGGCATCTTCGTCGCCAAGGTATTTCAGAGCGGCGCCGATGCCACGCTGATGAACCAGCTCAAGCGCGACTTCGCCACCGTGAAGCACGTCAAGCCCGCCGCGAGCCGCAAGGATTCCTCGGAGCGCTACGTGCTGGCGATGGGATTCCGCGGCACACAGCCGGCGGCTCAGGAACCGCAGGAACCGTAG
- a CDS encoding Ppx/GppA phosphatase family protein: MDEETRLRDGLMPGGDTQHEHGCVANAEEEHGSTAPHGGVYAALDLGTNNCRLLIARPTGDGFRVVDSFSRIIRLGEGVSATGRISDAAIARAISALSICRDKIDQRKAKRLRLIATEACRAAVNADAFCDAVAHATGIRLEIIDRETEARLAAIGCSPLVDTAGRGAILFDIGGGSSELVRLARDPARPDLPPRIRAWMSIPLGVVTLAEQFGGKVVTADSYAAMIAEVARHVAPFAAAHGGDLGGLHLLGTSGTVTTLAGLYLDLIRYDRRRVDGIWMSDAELTATIDRLRGMSYHDRAQNHCIGAERADLVLAGCAILDAVRAAFPLPRLRVADRGLREGMLVEMMREDGVPGVA; the protein is encoded by the coding sequence ATGGATGAGGAGACGCGGCTCCGCGACGGCCTGATGCCCGGCGGAGACACGCAGCATGAGCACGGGTGTGTTGCGAACGCCGAGGAAGAGCATGGGTCGACGGCGCCGCATGGCGGCGTCTATGCCGCGCTCGACCTCGGCACCAATAATTGCCGGCTGCTGATCGCGCGGCCGACCGGCGACGGCTTTCGCGTGGTCGATTCGTTTTCCCGGATCATCCGGCTCGGCGAGGGCGTCTCTGCCACGGGGCGGATCAGCGATGCGGCGATCGCTCGGGCGATCTCCGCGCTGTCGATCTGCCGTGACAAGATCGATCAGCGCAAGGCGAAGCGGCTGCGGCTGATCGCGACCGAGGCCTGCCGTGCCGCCGTCAATGCCGATGCGTTCTGTGACGCCGTCGCACACGCCACCGGCATCCGTCTCGAAATCATCGATCGCGAGACCGAGGCGCGGCTGGCGGCGATCGGCTGTTCGCCGCTGGTCGATACCGCCGGGCGCGGCGCGATCCTGTTCGATATCGGCGGCGGCTCCAGCGAATTGGTGCGGCTCGCGCGCGATCCGGCGCGGCCGGACCTGCCGCCGCGGATCCGGGCCTGGATGTCGATTCCGCTCGGCGTGGTGACGCTGGCCGAGCAGTTCGGCGGCAAGGTGGTGACCGCGGACAGCTATGCGGCGATGATCGCGGAGGTCGCCAGGCACGTCGCGCCGTTCGCGGCCGCGCATGGCGGCGACCTCGGCGGCCTGCATCTGCTCGGCACCTCGGGCACGGTGACAACGCTCGCGGGGCTGTATCTCGACCTGATCCGCTACGATCGCCGCCGCGTCGACGGCATCTGGATGAGCGACGCGGAACTGACCGCGACGATCGACCGGCTGCGCGGCATGAGCTATCACGATCGCGCCCAGAACCATTGCATCGGCGCCGAGCGCGCCGACCTGGTGCTGGCCGGCTGCGCCATCCTCGACGCGGTGCGTGCGGCGTTCCCGCTGCCGCGGCTGCGGGTCGCCGATCGCGGCCTGCGGGAGGGCATGCTGGTCGAAATGATGCGCGAAGACGGCGTGCCGGGCGTGGCCTGA